Proteins encoded in a region of the Zea mays cultivar B73 chromosome 2, Zm-B73-REFERENCE-NAM-5.0, whole genome shotgun sequence genome:
- the LOC103648283 gene encoding uncharacterized protein encodes MDPKNKNIPNPSWDRWGQKDYAQGSQSWNRNRNLSWRLKPQMGKADPQEGLMSSSSGDGTQSGDHILSPTSLKKELDLARPAFCQKCGVEGHHARNCFNALWCDICRKDTHVTARCVLPKQSKPNMPIVGMAADGLGFYLSHFAKPISKKPKRVFIGLVKVIEGLVSAEDLAKDFGFHFPWGKTWKATKCHSSFLMQFPSQERLDEMMSFPELKMKMSGAKIAVVPWSSHAKPKSRLHTAWIVAENVPEELQNYQSICETGSMIGAVEEVDLMSLDYEDIVRFKVHIKSVAMIPPVVEVVVKPFLYDIYFRIESISDEGWNDETINLGKRASVDIHGINDPMFDKSGKKPRNEDEIGDEDPLPNFRVGETSSQGKESFKKSEVFIDSSKDKPGDGLRLEDLSDEKVDFDPNEDDLLSSQELEEFAKDMEEMQTDFQAKVGEVISIPSTKDEKQDLVGKKSSEIQMSTTEGIKKLKIGEERRY; translated from the coding sequence ATGGATCCGAAAAACAAGAACATCCCCAATCCCTCTTGGGATCGCTGGGGACAGAAAGATTATGCCCAAGGTTCCCAATCTTGGAATCGGAATCGCAATCTTAGCTGGAGATTGAAACCGCAGATGGGAAAAGCTGACCCCCAAGAGGGATTGATGTCTTCTTCCTCGGGTGATGGCACTCAATCTGGTGATCACATCTTGTCTCCTACTTCTTTGAAGAAAGAACTTGATCTTGCTCGTCCCGCTTTTTGCCAAAAATGCGGAGTTGAAGGGCATCATGCTAGAAATTGTTTCAATGCTTTATGGTGCGATATTTGCCGTAAGGATACTCATGTTACAGCTAGATGTGTGCTACCAAAGCAGAGTAAACCTAATATGCCCATAGTAGGTATGGCAGCTGATGGTCTGGGGTTTTATCTCTCTCACTTCGCTAAACCTATTTCCAAAAAACCAAAGAGGGTTTTCATTGGATTGGTTAAAGTGATTGAGGGTTTAGTGTCTGCTGAGGATCTGGCGAAAGACTTTGGTTTCCATTTTCCTTGGGGTAAAACATGGAAAGCTACCAAATGCCACTCTAGTTTTTTAATGCAATTTCCCTCTCAAGAACGTCTTGATGAGATGATGAGTTTTCCTGAACTGAAGATGAAGATGTCTGGTGCTAAGATCGCAGTTGTCCCGTGGAGCTCTCATGCCAAACCTAAATCTAGGTTGCATACGGCATGGATAGTTGCTGAGAATGTCCCTGAAGAATTACAAAATTACCAATCAATTTGTGAAACTGGTTCCATGATTGGTGCTGTTGAGGAAGTTGATCTTATGTCTTTGGATTATGAAGATATTGTAAGATTTAAAGTCCACATTAAGAGTGTTGCTATGATCCCGCCAGTTGTTGAAGTGGTTGTGAAACCTTTTTTATATGACATCTACTTTAGAATTGAATCCATCAGTGATGAAGGATGGAACGATGAGACAATTAATCTGGGTAAAAGAGCTTCTGTTGATATCCATGGGATTAATGATCCGATGTTTGACAAATCTGGGAAAAAACCCAGAAATGAAGATGAAATTGGTGATGAAGACCCATTGCCTAATTTTAGGGTGGGTGAGACCTCCTCTCAAGGCAAAGAATCCTTTAAAAAATCTGAAGTTTTCATAGATAGTTCTAAAGACAAACCAGGTGATGGGCTGAGATTGGAAGATCTTAGTGATGAGAAAGTGGATTTTGATCCCAATGAAGATGACCTGTTGAGTTCTCAAGAGTTAGAAGAATTTGCAAAAGATATGGAAGAAATGCAGACTGACTTCCAAGCTAAAGTGGGTGAGGTGATCTCGATTCCCTCGACTAAAGATGAAAAGCAGGATCTGGTGGGTAAAAAATCAAGCGAGATTCAGATGTCTACTACTGAAGGCATAAAAAAGCTcaagattggagaagaacgaagataTTAA
- the LOC100280630 gene encoding pyridoxin biosynthesis protein ER1 isoform 1 (isoform 1 is encoded by transcript variant 1): MASDGSGVVTVYGNNGAALLEPPKQPKSSTFSVKVGLAQMLRGGVIMDVVTPEQARLAEEAGACAVMALERVPADIRAQGGVARMSDPGLIRDIKRAVTIPVMAKARIGHFVEAQILEAVGVDYVDESEVLTPADDAHHINKHNFRVPFVCGCRDLGEALRRVREGAAMIRTKGEAGTGNVVEAVRHVRSVAGAVRALRGMDDDEVFAYAKRIAAPYDLVMQTKQLGRLPVVQFAAGGVATPADAALMMQLGCDGVFVGSGIFKSGDPARRARAIVQAVTHYSDPTILTDVSAGLGEAMVGINLNDPKVERYAARSE; the protein is encoded by the coding sequence ATGGCGTCCGACGGCAGTGGCGTGGTGACGGTGTACGGCAACAACGGCGCGGCGCTGCTGGAGCCGCCGAAGCAGCCCaagtcgtcgactttctccgtgaagGTGGGCCTGGCGCAGATGCTCCGCGGCGGTGTGATCATGGACGTGGTGACCCCGGAGCAGGCCCGCCTCGCCGAGGAGGCCGGCGCCTGCGCCGTGATGGCGCTGGAGCGTGTCCCCGCCGACATCCGCGCGCAGGGTGGCGTGGCGCGCATGTCGGACCCGGGCCTGATCCGCGACATCAAGCGCGCCGTGACCATCCCCGTCATGGCCAAGGCCCGCATCGGGCACTTCGTGGAGGCGCAGATCCTGGAGGCCGTGGGCGTGGACTACGTGGACGAGAGCGAGGTGCTGACCCCGGCCGACGACGCCCACCACATCAACAAGCACAACTTCCGCGTGCCCTTCGTGTGCGGCTGCCGCGACCTCGGCGAGGCGCTGCGCAGGGTCCGCGAGGGCGCCGCCATGATCCGCACCAAGGGGGAGGCCGGCACGGGCAACGTCGTGGAGGCGGTGCGCCACGTGCGCTCCGTCGCGGGCGCCGTCCGCGCGCTCCGCGGCATGGACGACGACGAGGTGTTCGCCTACGCCAAGCGCATCGCCGCGCCCTACGACCTGGTCATGCAGACCAAGCAGCTGGGGCGGCTCCCCGTCGTGCAGTTCGCGGCGGGGGGCGTGGCCACGCCCGCCGACGCCGCGCTCATGATGCAGCTCGGCTGCGACGGCGTCTTCGTCGGCTCCGGCATCTTCAAGAGCGGCGACCCCGCGCGCCGCGCCCGCGCCATCGTCCAGGCGGTCACCCACTACAGCGACCCCACCATCCTGACCGACGTCAGCGCGGGGCTCGGGGAGGCCATGGTCGGCATCAACCTCAACGACCCAAAGGTGGAGCGATACGCCGCCAGATCCGAGTGA
- the LOC100280630 gene encoding pyridoxin biosynthesis protein ER1 isoform 3 (isoform 3 is encoded by transcript variant 3) yields the protein MASDGSGVVTVYGNNGAALLEPPKQPKSSTFSVKVGLAQMLRGGVIMDVVTPEQARLAEEAGACAVMALERVPADIRAQGGVARMSDPGLIRDIKRAVTIPVMAKARIGHFVEAQILEAVGVDYVDESEVLTPADDAHHINKHNFRVPFVCGCRDLGEALRRVREGAAMIRTKGEAGTGNVVEAVRHVRSVAGAVRALRGMDDDEVFAYAKRIAAPYDLVMQTKQLGRLPVVQFAAGGVATPADAALMMQLGCDGVFVGSGIFKSGDPARRARAIVQAVTHYSDPTILTDVSAGLGEAMVGINLNDPKSYWQGA from the coding sequence ATGGCGTCCGACGGCAGTGGCGTGGTGACGGTGTACGGCAACAACGGCGCGGCGCTGCTGGAGCCGCCGAAGCAGCCCaagtcgtcgactttctccgtgaagGTGGGCCTGGCGCAGATGCTCCGCGGCGGTGTGATCATGGACGTGGTGACCCCGGAGCAGGCCCGCCTCGCCGAGGAGGCCGGCGCCTGCGCCGTGATGGCGCTGGAGCGTGTCCCCGCCGACATCCGCGCGCAGGGTGGCGTGGCGCGCATGTCGGACCCGGGCCTGATCCGCGACATCAAGCGCGCCGTGACCATCCCCGTCATGGCCAAGGCCCGCATCGGGCACTTCGTGGAGGCGCAGATCCTGGAGGCCGTGGGCGTGGACTACGTGGACGAGAGCGAGGTGCTGACCCCGGCCGACGACGCCCACCACATCAACAAGCACAACTTCCGCGTGCCCTTCGTGTGCGGCTGCCGCGACCTCGGCGAGGCGCTGCGCAGGGTCCGCGAGGGCGCCGCCATGATCCGCACCAAGGGGGAGGCCGGCACGGGCAACGTCGTGGAGGCGGTGCGCCACGTGCGCTCCGTCGCGGGCGCCGTCCGCGCGCTCCGCGGCATGGACGACGACGAGGTGTTCGCCTACGCCAAGCGCATCGCCGCGCCCTACGACCTGGTCATGCAGACCAAGCAGCTGGGGCGGCTCCCCGTCGTGCAGTTCGCGGCGGGGGGCGTGGCCACGCCCGCCGACGCCGCGCTCATGATGCAGCTCGGCTGCGACGGCGTCTTCGTCGGCTCCGGCATCTTCAAGAGCGGCGACCCCGCGCGCCGCGCCCGCGCCATCGTCCAGGCGGTCACCCACTACAGCGACCCCACCATCCTGACCGACGTCAGCGCGGGGCTCGGGGAGGCCATGGTCGGCATCAACCTCAACGACCCAAAG
- the LOC100280630 gene encoding pyridoxin biosynthesis protein ER1 isoform 2 (isoform 2 is encoded by transcript variant 2), whose protein sequence is MASDGSGVVTVYGNNGAALLEPPKQPKSSTFSVKVGLAQMLRGGVIMDVVTPEQARLAEEAGACAVMALERVPADIRAQGGVARMSDPGLIRDIKRAVTIPVMAKARIGHFVEAQILEAVGVDYVDESEVLTPADDAHHINKHNFRVPFVCGCRDLGEALRRVREGAAMIRTKGEAGTGNVVEAVRHVRSVAGAVRALRGMDDDEVFAYAKRIAAPYDLVMQTKQLGRLPVVQFAAGGVATPADAALMMQLGCDGVFVGSGIFKSGDPARRARAIVQAVTHYSDPTILTDVSAGLGEAMVGINLNDPKGA, encoded by the coding sequence ATGGCGTCCGACGGCAGTGGCGTGGTGACGGTGTACGGCAACAACGGCGCGGCGCTGCTGGAGCCGCCGAAGCAGCCCaagtcgtcgactttctccgtgaagGTGGGCCTGGCGCAGATGCTCCGCGGCGGTGTGATCATGGACGTGGTGACCCCGGAGCAGGCCCGCCTCGCCGAGGAGGCCGGCGCCTGCGCCGTGATGGCGCTGGAGCGTGTCCCCGCCGACATCCGCGCGCAGGGTGGCGTGGCGCGCATGTCGGACCCGGGCCTGATCCGCGACATCAAGCGCGCCGTGACCATCCCCGTCATGGCCAAGGCCCGCATCGGGCACTTCGTGGAGGCGCAGATCCTGGAGGCCGTGGGCGTGGACTACGTGGACGAGAGCGAGGTGCTGACCCCGGCCGACGACGCCCACCACATCAACAAGCACAACTTCCGCGTGCCCTTCGTGTGCGGCTGCCGCGACCTCGGCGAGGCGCTGCGCAGGGTCCGCGAGGGCGCCGCCATGATCCGCACCAAGGGGGAGGCCGGCACGGGCAACGTCGTGGAGGCGGTGCGCCACGTGCGCTCCGTCGCGGGCGCCGTCCGCGCGCTCCGCGGCATGGACGACGACGAGGTGTTCGCCTACGCCAAGCGCATCGCCGCGCCCTACGACCTGGTCATGCAGACCAAGCAGCTGGGGCGGCTCCCCGTCGTGCAGTTCGCGGCGGGGGGCGTGGCCACGCCCGCCGACGCCGCGCTCATGATGCAGCTCGGCTGCGACGGCGTCTTCGTCGGCTCCGGCATCTTCAAGAGCGGCGACCCCGCGCGCCGCGCCCGCGCCATCGTCCAGGCGGTCACCCACTACAGCGACCCCACCATCCTGACCGACGTCAGCGCGGGGCTCGGGGAGGCCATGGTCGGCATCAACCTCAACGACCCAAAG